The following are encoded in a window of Roseimaritima ulvae genomic DNA:
- a CDS encoding Na(+)-translocating NADH-quinone reductase subunit C, protein MKQRDSLQYTIGVALALCVVCSLSVSAAYVFLKPRQDANKLLDRQRNIVDAAGLADDELGISASELTRDQVEELYRVVEERFVDLRSGNYTTEVDKDYDPREVVNNSEEQYIEALPEGIKNPLGTDLRERIVRVYLIKDFKDDSVVKQVVLPVYGKGLWSTLYGYLALKKDIETVQGLTFYEHGETPGLGGEVDNVNWKAQWVGREVFGDSGEPELGVSKGPAPSDNPYLVDGLSGATITSNGVTDLLRYWVSDNAYGPYLEKLKTELAGGEPVPTTAGEDPGPAPADDASDGDQSDDEIPVVERKKPAATEGEAE, encoded by the coding sequence ATGAAACAGCGTGACTCATTGCAATACACTATCGGCGTCGCGCTGGCGCTGTGTGTGGTCTGCTCGCTTAGCGTGAGCGCCGCGTATGTGTTCCTGAAACCTCGGCAAGATGCCAACAAGCTGCTCGACCGCCAGCGAAACATCGTCGACGCGGCTGGCTTGGCCGATGACGAGCTGGGGATCTCAGCGTCGGAGCTGACCCGCGATCAGGTTGAAGAACTCTACCGAGTCGTGGAAGAACGTTTCGTCGACCTTCGCAGCGGCAACTACACCACCGAAGTCGACAAGGACTACGATCCGCGTGAAGTCGTCAACAACAGCGAAGAGCAATACATCGAGGCACTTCCTGAAGGTATCAAGAACCCCTTGGGTACCGACCTTCGCGAACGCATCGTGCGGGTCTACCTGATCAAAGATTTTAAAGACGACAGTGTTGTCAAGCAGGTCGTGTTGCCGGTTTACGGTAAGGGCTTGTGGTCGACCCTGTACGGCTACTTGGCATTGAAGAAGGACATCGAAACCGTACAAGGTTTGACGTTCTACGAGCACGGCGAAACGCCCGGTTTGGGCGGCGAAGTCGACAACGTCAACTGGAAGGCTCAGTGGGTCGGCCGCGAGGTGTTTGGTGACTCCGGTGAACCCGAGTTGGGCGTCAGCAAGGGCCCCGCGCCCAGCGACAACCCCTATTTGGTTGACGGATTATCCGGGGCCACGATCACCAGCAACGGCGTGACCGATCTGCTGCGATACTGGGTCAGCGACAACGCCTACGGCCCGTATTTGGAAAAGTTGAAAACCGAACTGGCTGGTGGCGAGCCGGTGCCCACCACGGCCGGTGAAGATCCGGGCCCCGCCCCCGCGGATGACGCATCCGACGGTGATCAATCCGACGACGAAATTCCCGTTGTCGAACGCAAAAAACCCGCTGCGACGGAAGGAGAGGCCGAATAA
- a CDS encoding NADH:ubiquinone reductase (Na(+)-transporting) subunit D: MAKQKAMDVLFGPIFQNNPIALQILGICSALAVTTKMSTALVMTIAVIAVTACSNAAVSAIRHYIPSSIRIIVQMTVIASLVIIVDQILKAFLFETSKQLSVFVGLIITNCIVMGRAEGFAMKNGVPVSFLDGLGNGLGYGFVLMFVAFFRELFGSGTVFGYEVFRTIRQEGGWYDPDNLMLLPPSAFFLIGFLIWVIRVFYPEQIEEA; this comes from the coding sequence ATGGCAAAACAAAAAGCGATGGACGTCCTGTTTGGACCGATTTTTCAAAACAACCCGATCGCCTTGCAGATCCTGGGGATCTGTTCGGCCTTGGCGGTGACCACCAAGATGAGCACCGCGTTGGTGATGACGATTGCGGTGATCGCCGTGACCGCTTGCAGCAACGCGGCCGTCAGTGCGATTCGGCATTACATCCCCAGCAGCATCCGGATCATCGTGCAGATGACCGTGATCGCTTCGTTGGTGATCATCGTCGACCAAATCCTAAAAGCTTTTCTGTTTGAAACCAGCAAGCAGTTGTCGGTGTTTGTGGGGTTGATCATCACCAACTGTATCGTGATGGGACGCGCCGAAGGCTTCGCCATGAAAAACGGCGTGCCGGTCAGCTTCCTGGATGGGCTCGGCAACGGCCTGGGTTACGGATTCGTGTTGATGTTTGTGGCCTTCTTCCGCGAACTGTTTGGCAGCGGAACGGTGTTTGGTTACGAAGTCTTCCGCACCATTCGTCAGGAAGGTGGTTGGTACGACCCCGACAACCTGATGCTGCTGCCGCCCAGTGCATTCTTCCTGATTGGATTTTTGATCTGGGTGATTCGCGTGTTCTACCCTGAACAGATCGAGGAGGCCTAA
- the nqrE gene encoding NADH:ubiquinone reductase (Na(+)-transporting) subunit E produces the protein MNEYINIFVKAVFVENLALAFFLGMCTFLAISKNVKTALGLGVAVIVIEGITVPANNLLFNYLLKPGALVWLAELSGGSLLSLEQAKALDLTFLSFISYIGVIAAMVQILEMFLDRFFPPLYNALGIFLPLITVNCAILGASLFMEQRRYDFGESCVYGLGCGVGWALAIAALAGIREKMKYSDVPPGLRGLGITFITVGLMALAFMSFGGIQL, from the coding sequence ATGAACGAATACATCAATATTTTTGTCAAAGCGGTTTTCGTCGAAAACCTGGCACTGGCCTTCTTCCTGGGGATGTGCACGTTTTTGGCCATTTCCAAAAACGTCAAAACGGCCCTCGGCTTGGGCGTCGCAGTGATCGTGATCGAAGGCATCACCGTGCCGGCCAACAACCTGCTGTTCAATTACTTGCTGAAACCCGGCGCGTTGGTGTGGCTTGCCGAGTTGTCCGGCGGCTCGCTGCTGTCGCTCGAACAAGCCAAAGCGTTGGACCTGACGTTCCTCAGCTTTATCAGCTACATCGGTGTGATCGCCGCCATGGTGCAGATCTTGGAGATGTTCCTCGATCGCTTCTTCCCACCGCTTTACAATGCCTTGGGAATTTTCCTGCCGCTGATCACCGTGAACTGCGCCATCCTGGGAGCTTCGCTGTTTATGGAACAGCGTCGCTACGACTTCGGCGAATCCTGTGTCTACGGCTTGGGCTGTGGCGTGGGCTGGGCTTTGGCAATCGCCGCCCTGGCCGGGATCCGTGAAAAAATGAAATACTCCGACGTGCCGCCCGGGCTACGCGGATTGGGAATCACCTTTATCACCGTCGGACTGATGGCCCTGGCCTTCATGTCGTTTGGCGGGATTCAGCTGTAG
- a CDS encoding FAD:protein FMN transferase, producing MNVPCCKTLFSIALLFAVGCERSQEHGDAAAPSDTAAAAGEQAAAGAVTVVEAYGRTMGTTYSVKIANPPSTLPEDWRLQIDAELRRVNDQMSTYLKSSELSRFNQSDSTDWFAVSSDTAEVVSYALEVSQQTEGAFDVTVAPLVNAWSFGPDERTQQVPSDQRLAEIRQRIGYQHLQARMEPPGLRKAIPELTVDLSAIAKGHGVDRIVELLSGLDAEHVFVEIGGEVRVTGGRVDRPWGVGIQQPDGAPSEVLVALPLSDGAVATSGDYRNFFDADGQRYSHTIDPRSGKPISHPLASVSVRANNCMMADAWATAINVLGKQAGLETAQRMNLDVMLITRQGDRYESIRTGVFDEL from the coding sequence ATGAACGTCCCCTGCTGCAAAACGCTATTTTCGATCGCTCTGCTGTTTGCGGTGGGGTGCGAGCGGTCACAAGAACACGGCGACGCTGCGGCGCCGTCCGATACAGCAGCGGCAGCGGGCGAACAAGCAGCCGCTGGGGCGGTGACCGTCGTCGAGGCCTACGGCCGCACGATGGGCACGACCTATTCCGTCAAGATCGCCAATCCACCGTCGACTCTGCCCGAGGATTGGCGGCTGCAAATCGATGCCGAACTGCGCCGCGTCAACGACCAAATGTCGACCTATCTGAAGTCCTCGGAGCTGAGTCGCTTTAACCAATCCGACTCGACCGATTGGTTTGCCGTATCGTCCGATACAGCCGAAGTGGTTTCGTACGCCCTGGAAGTGTCGCAACAAACCGAAGGTGCCTTTGACGTCACGGTGGCCCCGCTGGTGAACGCCTGGAGTTTTGGTCCGGACGAACGCACCCAGCAGGTGCCCTCGGACCAGCGGCTCGCCGAAATTCGCCAGCGGATCGGCTATCAACACCTACAGGCTCGGATGGAACCGCCGGGTTTACGAAAGGCGATTCCCGAGCTGACCGTGGACCTGTCGGCAATCGCCAAAGGGCACGGCGTGGACCGGATCGTGGAATTGCTGAGCGGCCTCGACGCAGAGCACGTATTTGTGGAAATCGGCGGCGAAGTCCGCGTGACCGGTGGCCGCGTGGACCGTCCGTGGGGCGTCGGCATTCAACAACCCGATGGCGCTCCCAGCGAAGTCCTGGTGGCCTTGCCACTGTCCGATGGAGCGGTGGCCACCTCGGGGGATTACCGAAACTTCTTTGACGCCGACGGCCAGCGTTATTCCCATACCATCGATCCTCGCAGCGGCAAACCGATCTCGCATCCGCTGGCCTCGGTGTCGGTTCGTGCGAACAATTGCATGATGGCCGATGCCTGGGCCACCGCCATCAATGTGCTTGGTAAACAAGCGGGCTTGGAAACGGCTCAACGCATGAACCTAGATGTCATGCTGATCACCCGTCAGGGCGATCGGTATGAGTCGATACGCACGGGGGTTTTTGATGAGCTTTAG
- the nqrM gene encoding (Na+)-NQR maturation NqrM: MSRYARGFLMSFSVMFLVAGITFAAFLIVIAGMAVGVLFGRRSISGSCGGLANQTDAEGNTSCSLCENPSEACRELKSRMQTPADAE; encoded by the coding sequence ATGAGTCGATACGCACGGGGGTTTTTGATGAGCTTTAGCGTGATGTTCTTAGTGGCCGGGATTACCTTTGCCGCTTTCCTGATTGTAATCGCCGGGATGGCTGTGGGCGTGCTGTTCGGCCGCCGCTCGATTAGCGGTTCCTGCGGCGGCTTAGCCAATCAAACCGACGCCGAAGGCAACACCAGTTGCAGCTTGTGCGAAAACCCCAGCGAGGCATGTCGCGAATTGAAGTCGCGAATGCAAACTCCAGCCGACGCCGAGTAG
- a CDS encoding Na(+)-translocating NADH-quinone reductase subunit A, producing MTVIKKGLNLPITGSPEQRIELAPHAAQVALWGDDYVGMRPTMLVQPGDRVKLGQPIFTDKKTEGVTYTAPAAGTVSAVNRGAKRKFLSLVIDVDGDEAVDFGGSDVQAMSRDAVVEKLTESGLWPAFRTRPYGRIPSPASQPHSIFVQAIDTNPLAADPVVVLAERNEEFVLGLLAIQKLTEGTTYVCKTPKAEIPGDGVKGVRVETFDGPHPAGLPGTHIHNLDPVGPNKTVWYINYQDVAAIGSLLQSGRIDNRRVISLAGPLVKQPRLLETRLGAAIDALVEGQLDESRTPRIISGSVLHGRKVDSDARFLTRYANQISVIEEGDHREFLGWQKPGLDKFSTTRVFASAALKDKKFDFTSTTHGSERAMVPLGTYEQVMPLDILATQLLRALIVRDTEQAQLLGALELEEEDLALCTFVCPGKYEYGTILRDNLTTIEHEG from the coding sequence ATGACCGTAATCAAAAAAGGCCTCAACCTACCGATCACCGGTTCGCCCGAGCAGCGGATTGAGTTGGCGCCGCACGCCGCTCAGGTCGCGCTATGGGGCGACGACTATGTTGGTATGCGGCCCACGATGTTGGTGCAGCCGGGCGATCGCGTGAAGCTGGGTCAACCGATCTTTACCGACAAGAAAACCGAAGGTGTGACTTACACAGCGCCGGCGGCCGGCACGGTGTCCGCGGTCAATCGCGGTGCCAAGCGTAAGTTTTTGTCACTGGTGATCGACGTCGATGGAGATGAGGCCGTCGATTTTGGTGGCAGCGACGTGCAAGCGATGAGCCGCGACGCGGTGGTCGAAAAGTTGACCGAAAGTGGACTCTGGCCGGCCTTTCGGACTCGGCCCTATGGTCGTATTCCCTCGCCTGCCAGTCAGCCGCATTCGATCTTTGTGCAGGCTATCGATACCAATCCTTTGGCTGCCGATCCGGTCGTCGTGCTGGCCGAGCGTAACGAAGAGTTTGTGCTGGGGCTGCTGGCAATTCAAAAGCTGACCGAAGGCACGACCTACGTTTGCAAAACCCCCAAGGCGGAAATCCCCGGTGACGGAGTAAAGGGCGTTCGCGTCGAAACCTTCGACGGTCCTCATCCCGCGGGCTTGCCGGGCACCCACATTCATAATTTGGATCCGGTCGGCCCGAACAAGACAGTTTGGTACATCAACTACCAGGACGTGGCGGCCATCGGGTCGTTGTTGCAGTCCGGCCGTATCGATAATCGCCGCGTGATCTCGTTGGCCGGTCCGTTGGTCAAACAGCCACGGTTGTTGGAAACGCGATTGGGTGCGGCGATCGACGCTCTGGTGGAGGGACAGTTGGATGAGTCCCGCACGCCGCGGATTATCTCTGGATCGGTGCTGCATGGCCGCAAGGTCGATTCCGACGCTCGCTTCCTGACCCGCTACGCCAACCAGATTTCGGTCATCGAAGAAGGGGATCACCGCGAGTTCTTGGGCTGGCAGAAACCCGGCTTAGACAAGTTCTCGACGACTCGCGTGTTTGCCTCGGCGGCGCTCAAAGACAAGAAGTTTGACTTCACCAGCACGACCCACGGCAGCGAGCGGGCGATGGTTCCGCTGGGCACCTACGAGCAGGTGATGCCGCTGGACATTTTGGCAACTCAACTGCTGCGGGCATTGATCGTCCGCGATACCGAACAAGCTCAGTTACTCGGTGCGCTCGAGTTGGAAGAAGAAGATTTGGCGCTGTGTACGTTCGTTTGCCCCGGCAAGTACGAGTACGGCACCATCCTTCGCGACAACCTGACCACCATCGAACACGAAGGTTAA
- the nqrF gene encoding NADH:ubiquinone reductase (Na(+)-transporting) subunit F has protein sequence MDALIITFGVLMFTLVILALVLLILAAKKQLVPSGPVKITINHQKEVEVPAGGKLLGALADAGVFVSSACGGGGTCAQCEVHVTKGGGDILATEKNHITPKEAREGKRLSCQVAVKQDMEVEVPPEAFDTKKWKCKVRSNDNVATFIKELVLELPAGEEVAFQAGGYIQIECPPHTVHYKDFDIDPRFHEDWDKYNIWKYVSKVEEPVVRAYSMANYPGEQGIIMLNVRVASPPPRAPEGTPPGKMSSYIFNLKPGDEVTISGPYGEFFIKDTKAEMVYIGGGAGMAPLRSHIFELFKRGKTDRKVSYWYGGRSSRELFYVDHFRKIEEDFPNFKFNIALSEPLPEDNWTGYVGFIHQVLLENYLKDHPAPEDIEYYICGPPMMNAAVFKMLDDLGVEPENIAYDDFGG, from the coding sequence ATGGACGCATTGATTATTACCTTTGGCGTGCTGATGTTCACTCTGGTGATCTTGGCATTGGTGTTGCTGATTTTGGCTGCCAAAAAACAGCTGGTCCCCTCCGGCCCCGTGAAGATCACGATCAATCACCAGAAAGAAGTCGAAGTTCCCGCCGGCGGTAAACTGCTGGGCGCCCTGGCCGATGCCGGCGTGTTCGTTTCCAGTGCCTGTGGCGGCGGCGGCACCTGTGCTCAGTGCGAAGTGCACGTCACCAAAGGCGGTGGCGACATCCTGGCCACCGAAAAGAACCACATCACTCCCAAGGAAGCTCGTGAAGGCAAACGCCTGAGCTGCCAAGTGGCCGTCAAGCAGGACATGGAAGTCGAGGTTCCGCCGGAAGCCTTCGACACCAAGAAGTGGAAGTGTAAGGTTCGCAGCAACGACAACGTGGCTACGTTCATCAAAGAACTGGTGCTGGAATTGCCCGCTGGCGAAGAGGTGGCGTTCCAAGCGGGCGGTTACATCCAAATCGAATGTCCGCCGCACACCGTCCATTACAAAGACTTTGATATCGATCCCCGGTTCCACGAGGACTGGGACAAATACAATATTTGGAAGTACGTCTCCAAGGTCGAAGAACCCGTCGTGCGGGCCTATTCGATGGCCAACTATCCCGGCGAACAGGGCATCATCATGCTGAATGTGCGTGTTGCCAGCCCTCCGCCACGAGCGCCCGAAGGCACCCCGCCAGGTAAGATGTCCAGCTACATCTTTAACCTCAAACCCGGTGATGAAGTCACCATCAGCGGTCCCTACGGTGAATTCTTCATCAAAGACACTAAAGCGGAAATGGTCTACATCGGAGGTGGAGCCGGGATGGCGCCGCTGCGTAGCCATATCTTCGAATTGTTCAAACGCGGCAAGACCGACCGCAAGGTTTCGTACTGGTACGGCGGACGCAGCAGCCGCGAATTGTTCTATGTCGATCACTTCCGCAAGATCGAAGAGGACTTCCCGAACTTCAAGTTCAACATCGCACTCAGTGAACCGCTGCCGGAAGATAACTGGACCGGCTACGTGGGCTTCATCCACCAGGTGTTGCTGGAAAACTACCTTAAGGACCATCCCGCGCCCGAAGACATCGAGTACTACATCTGTGGTCCGCCGATGATGAACGCGGCCGTGTTTAAGATGTTGGATGATCTGGGTGTGGAACCCGAAAACATCGCCTACGACGACTTCGGCGGATAA
- a CDS encoding NADH:ubiquinone reductase (Na(+)-transporting) subunit B, translated as MQALRDILDKVHPHFAEGGLLEKAYPVYEALDTFLYTPGETATGATHVRDAIDLKRMMITVVLALIPVTLFGMWNVGYQANLSLQAMEQAEVEVEQDWHHAVHNYIGFENDPANHLDNFILGAIFFIPIYTVCMFVGGHVEMVFSVIRGHEINEGFLVTGLLFPLTLPASIPLWQVAVGIAFGVIVAKEVFGGTGRNFLNVALTARAYLYFAHAGDISGDKVWTAVDGFSGPTPLGALAISPPAESVETTLSTIQYAYASNTATGVAEAPVSWMSAFLGTIQGCVGETSALLCIVGALILIAAGIGSWRIMLSVILGTLATSLLMNQVSSDTNPMFAVPFHWHMVIGGLAFGLVYMATDPVSASMTNTGKWFYGGLIGLMTVLIRVVNPAFPEGVMLAILFGNVFAPLIDYFVMQINIRRRVARYETA; from the coding sequence ATGCAAGCACTGCGCGATATTCTGGACAAAGTCCATCCGCATTTTGCCGAGGGAGGCCTGTTGGAAAAGGCCTACCCGGTATACGAAGCGCTCGACACGTTTCTTTACACTCCCGGCGAAACCGCCACGGGCGCGACACACGTCCGCGATGCGATCGACCTCAAACGCATGATGATCACGGTCGTCCTGGCGTTGATTCCGGTGACCCTGTTTGGGATGTGGAATGTTGGTTACCAAGCCAATCTTTCGCTCCAAGCAATGGAGCAGGCCGAAGTCGAAGTGGAGCAGGATTGGCATCACGCCGTCCATAACTACATCGGGTTCGAGAACGACCCGGCCAACCATCTGGACAACTTTATTCTGGGTGCCATTTTCTTCATCCCCATCTATACGGTCTGCATGTTTGTGGGGGGCCACGTGGAAATGGTGTTCAGTGTGATCCGGGGGCACGAAATCAATGAAGGCTTCCTGGTTACGGGATTATTGTTCCCGCTGACTCTGCCGGCATCGATACCACTGTGGCAGGTGGCCGTAGGGATTGCCTTTGGCGTGATCGTGGCCAAAGAAGTATTTGGCGGTACCGGCCGCAACTTCTTGAACGTAGCTTTAACGGCTCGGGCATACCTGTACTTTGCTCACGCCGGTGACATCAGCGGCGACAAAGTGTGGACGGCGGTGGACGGTTTCAGTGGCCCCACGCCGCTGGGAGCTTTGGCGATTTCGCCTCCGGCCGAAAGCGTCGAAACCACGTTAAGTACGATTCAATATGCGTACGCGTCCAACACCGCGACGGGAGTGGCCGAAGCACCGGTCAGCTGGATGTCGGCCTTCCTGGGCACGATCCAGGGCTGCGTCGGCGAGACCAGCGCGTTGTTGTGCATCGTCGGGGCCTTGATCTTGATCGCCGCGGGCATCGGTTCCTGGCGAATCATGTTGAGCGTGATCCTGGGCACCTTGGCGACCTCGTTGTTGATGAATCAGGTCAGCAGCGACACCAACCCGATGTTCGCCGTCCCGTTCCACTGGCACATGGTGATTGGCGGGCTGGCCTTTGGGCTGGTGTATATGGCAACCGACCCGGTGAGTGCGTCGATGACCAATACTGGAAAATGGTTTTATGGTGGCCTGATCGGCTTAATGACGGTGTTGATCCGCGTGGTCAATCCGGCGTTCCCCGAAGGCGTGATGCTGGCGATTCTGTTTGGGAACGTATTCGCTCCCCTGATCGACTATTTCGTAATGCAAATCAATATTCGACGGAGGGTGGCTCGCTATGAAACAGCGTGA